In the Malus domestica chromosome 16, GDT2T_hap1 genome, one interval contains:
- the LOC103425698 gene encoding preprotein translocase subunit SECE1, whose product MALRMFVQFPVTSPFPPPTKSGHLNSSVRLKPPCAGSHSIPLSQPRRPVTQKNRRQSFLKAVDESQANSESGAESVSTQDKESAAEGESAASQPVELSELGKEIKAAMQKRKEEKEGDFLSGVVEEVREIEWPAFAKVLGTTGVVLAVIAGSSVVLLTVNAILAEFSDQVFAGRGVQDFFS is encoded by the coding sequence ATGGCTCTACGCATGTTCGTACAGTTCCCGGTTACCTCACCTTTCCCGCCACCCACCAAATCCGGTCACCTGAACTCATCCGTACGGTTGAAACCTCCATGTGCCGGTAGCCACTCAATTCCCCTATCACAACCCAGACGGCCCGTAACACAGAAGAACAGAAGGCAATCATTTCTCAAAGCCGTCGACGAAAGCCAGGCGAATTCCGAGTCCGGCGCCGAATCGGTGAGCACCCAAGACAAAGAATCGGCCGCGGAAGGAGAATCGGCGGCGAGTCAACCCGTCGAGTTGAGCGAGTTGGGGAAGGAGATCAAGGCGGCGATGcagaagaggaaggaggagaaagaGGGAGACTTTTTGAGCGGAGTGGTGGAGGAGGTAAGGGAGATCGAGTGGCCGGCGTTCGCTAAGGTGTTGGGGACCACCGGGGTGGTTCTTGCGGTCATTGCCGGTTCCAGCGTCGTGTTGCTCACTGTCAATGCCATTTTGGCTGAGTTTTCCGATCAGGTTTTCGCCGGGAGAGGGGTTCAGGATTTTTTCAGCTGA
- the LOC103425691 gene encoding prefoldin subunit 2-like: MATSRAEGDQKEYVNEQAVANKFADMRSELNQIYSKITELEMEASEHSLVINAIQPLDPSRRCYRMIGGVLVERTIKEVLPAVQRNKEGIEEVIARLNEALEKKKKEISDFEAKYKIRIRKEQGEEKDDSARKEGTAQGVLVGPAGGSG; this comes from the coding sequence ATGGCCACTAGTAGAGCTGAAGGGGATCAAAAGGAATATGTAAATGAACAAGCCGTTGCAAATAAGTTTGCTGATATGAGGTCTGAGCTCAACCAAATCTACTCGAAAATTACCGAGCTAGAGATGGAAGCGAGCGAGCACTCACTGGTCATCAATGCCATCCAGCCACTTGATCCATCCAGGCGATGCTACCGGATGATCGGAGGTGTTCTGGTGGAGAGAACTATCAAGGAGGTCCTGCCAGCTGTGCAGCGCAACAAAGAAGGTATTGAGGAGGTTATTGCCAGGCTGAATGAGgcattggagaagaagaaaaaggaaatctCTGATTTTGAGGCAAAGTACAAGATCAGGATACGGAAGGAGCAGGGTGAGGAGAAGGATGATAGCGCTCGGAAAGAAGGGACTGCTCAGGGAGTCCTGGTTGGCCCTGCCGGTGGAAGCGGATGA